One Nostoc sp. CENA543 genomic window, ACAACTGCAACTACTCAACCACAAGTACAGACTTCTGCAATATTCACCGCTAAAAGAGTCGTCACCCTCTCGTCTTTAGCGACAGATATTATCTATCAATTAGATTCCACAAAACTGGTAGGAATTACAGGTAGTACATTATTTAAAAATGACTCGCGTTTCCAGAATCTACCTCGTGTCAGTGAAGGTCAAACTCCCCCTAATTTAGAAAAAATTGTGGCTCTCAAGCCAGATTTAGTAATTGGTGCAGCAGGCTTTTCTAATCAAGTCACTCAAAGACTAGAACAATTAGGAATTCGCACTTTATTGACACAAGTCAATAATTGGCAATCTTTAGCAGAAGTAACTAAAGAAATTGCTAAATTAATTGATGTAAATCCCCAGCCTTTATTAGAACGTTATCAAAGCTTCTTACCAGATAAAGTTGAGCGCAGTCCTTCTACTCTAGTTTTAGTGAGTATTCAGCCAATTCTATCACCGAATAAAAACAGTTGGGCTGGTGATTTACTCGATAAATTTCAACTCAAGAATTTAGCAGCAGAATTACAAGGTAAAAGTCCCGTTGCCGGTTATGTCACACTATCAGCAGAAAAAGTATTAGAAGCAAACCCAGAGACAATTTTAATAGTAAGTTCCCCTGGAAGTTCACCTAATTCTGTCTTAGAAGCTTTACAAAAAGAATCTTTTTGGCAGAAGTTACAAGCCACCAAAAATAATCGAGTCTATGTTTTTGACTACTATGGTTTAGTTAATCCAGGTAGTATAGATGCTATTGAAAAAGCCTGCCGCCAACTTCAACAAAATTTATTCAAATCATAAAAATGCTAGGGCTAAGTTTGTAGTAAGGACTTTAGTCCTTTTTTGTGAACTTTAGTTCTCACTACAAACCTTTCATAATTTACCTTACCGAGATTAATTGTATGCCGACAATGGATATTTTTAATCTTTTGCGGGACTAACAGATTTTTTGTCAATTGCAATATGATTGGGTTTCATAGAACCACCAGTTAAACTGCGGAAGTATAAACCACCAACAGTTAACAAAAACGTCAGATATCCCACTGCTTGGACGAGATAGAGATTGTCTCTATAGCCAAATAAAGATTTGAAAACTATACCAGGAAATTCTTGATCAGGCAAAACTTTACTAGTATTCCAAACCATTGGCCCTAAAATGCAAGAATGGATTTTAGTAAAGTGTTCGTAATAAAAACACAGACTTTCGGAAGCGCGGTTACTGAGAGCTAAATTAGCAAAAGCGTCATCAAAATGTTTTAATGCAGAAACTACCAACCCCGCCACAATCAAAACTAATAAAACACCCATCACTTGGAAAAATTGACGGATATTAATTTTCACGCCCAATTTAAATAAGCCTACACCGATCGCAGCTGCTGTGGCTAACCCGGCTAATGCGCCAATTGTGGGGATGAGTCCTTGTTGGAAATTTGCAGCGACAAATAAGACTGTTTCAAAGCCTTCTCGGACAACAGCCACCAAAATTAAGCTAAAAACTCCCCAACCTGCTTGGGAATTGTTGACTAAAGCTTGGTTAACTGCTCCCTCTACTTGGGCTTTCATGAATCTGGCTTGCTTCGTCATCCAGATTAACATCCAACTGAGCATGGCGATCGCCAACACACTAAATACACCCTCTAGCATGGGTTCAACTACTGGGGTGTATTGGGGGTTAGCTGCGCCGAGAATTTTAATCAACCAGCTAAACAATACGCCAATTAGCGCGCTGACAACAATACCAACGGCGATACCAGCATATACCCAAATATTCAAGCGGGATTGTTTAGCTTTTTTCAATAATGCTAAAACAATACCCACCACTAACGCGGCTTCCACGCCTTCACGAAGTGTAATAACAAAAGTAGGTAGAGCAGTGCTAAAGTTCATTATTATTTAGTCCAAAACAGTCCACAGTCCATAGTTTAAAGTCAACAGTCCGCAGTCCACAGCCAAAAAAATTGACTATTGACTGTTGACTATTGACCATTGACTCTTAACTCTTAACTGAAATCGCGGAGCATTTTTTTCAATTCGAGATTATGTAGTTCTTCTTGTCCAATCATGGTACGGGCAAATTCTTCTAAGTAAATAGAAGCATTTTCTACAGTTTCAAGTAAACTCTTATACATTTCCAAAGCTTTTCTTTCGTGGTTCAAGCTTTCTTCCAATATATCTTTTACAGAATGCTTGAAAGTCTCTTCCATTGGGGCGATTCTTAAGGTGGGATGTCCATCCAAACCTGTGAGAATTTCCCCTACTTGTTGAGCATGAAGTAAGGATTCGCTAGCCTGAGCTTTGAAGAAAGCCACGATAGGAATACGATTAGGGCCTGTTACCATCAAGGAATAGTGTGTGTAGCGCACTACTCCTGCGAGTTCAAATTCCATGATGGCGTTTAATAAGTCGATGGTCTTTTTTTGATCAAGCTCTTGCATTAGTCGTTAATTACAATGACGAAGGGGGTGTGATGAGTGAGGAGTTGTAACAATTCGCAATTCGCAATTCGCAATTCGCAATTCGCAATTCGCAATTCGCAATTCGCAATTCGCAATTCGCAATTCGCAATTCGCAATTCGCAATTCGCAATTCGCAATTCGCAATTCGCAATGGACTTCGTCCTGCTTCGCTAGCGCAATTCAGAAAATCAGATTTTGCCAGGATTTCTGAGTTTGCAACTTTAGCTGAATTTTGGCAAATTGATGTTACAGGTTTAAAATACCTCACTGCTCACTCATTTTAAACTCCTGAGTTTGTTACTGATGGTACTTGACAATACTATCTTTGATACTAACTTTGTGCTTGGGTGCTGGATTGATCAATGACTTTTTGGGAGTTGAGTTCAATAGTTTTGATCAGTTGAGTCACTTCGGGGGGGGTTTTTACTGGTTGACTGGGGGGAATGACGCTAGGCCAAACTTTTTTAAGTTCGGTAAAACTCGTTTCAATGGCTTTGTGTGCTTCGGGGTTGCTTTGTGAAACTTGAGTCCCGATTCCTTTGTAGAGTTCGTCAGCGTAAATTACAAAGCCACGGGAGTCTTGATATTCAATGGCTTCTGCTACTTTACCATTAGCGATCGCGGCTCCATATTCGGAGTTAGCTGCATCTAATAGGCCGTTGACTACTTGTAAGACAAATCCGGGTTTGGTGCGTTGTGCTTCCGGTAAAGCGGCGATCGCACCGTCTACTGACTGCTCAGAAGCGGTAAAATCTGTGTTAACTTTGGCACTCTTGGGACTGGATTTGACTAAATCTTGTAAACTCACCAAAGTAGTCTTGAATTCTTTGACTTGACGCTCGTTGAGTTGGTCTTCTACGTCAATATAAATCTCTTCGACTGGGTGTCCAATATGAGGTTCGGCTTGTTTTGGCTGATTTTTATCTAGTAGTTCTTTAGCTACAAACAAATGACCTTTCATTAACCCCATTTTGGTCATGTAGTCTACGTCTTTGGCTTCGCCTGTTAATTCTACTTCCTGAACGCTGACTAAATCTTTAATTTGGTCAAACTGTTCTTGAGTAATGACTTTCTTGCTGACTAAATCCTCTGGACTACCATAGGGACGATTGGCTTGAATTTTATTGGATAAAGCCGGAACACCTAATTTGGCTTCAAATTTATCTAATTCTGACAAGATAGCAGTATTAATATTAATTTTCGCCTTACTACTGTGACCACTATGAGTTACAGTTTCTGTTGTCTGGGTAATTGCTGGTGGCTGGGTATTCTCGGTTGTTTGTGTACCGCCATTGCAAGAACTCAAAGAGACGATAAAACAGCTAGCGATCGCTAGAAAAATATAACGGGGTTTGATCATAATTGCAAATAAAATTGAATTAACTAGATGAAATCTGAGAATTATTAGCGATAACTTCAAACTGTCCCATGCAGCCATTTTCTGCTATTGCATCTTGATGGGGATGGAACATATATTTACCTGGGTAGCGAAACGCAAACTCTAAAATGTGTCTTTCGGCGACTCCCATTGTGATCACATCGGTTTTTTCACTAGGGTTCATCGTCATTCCTGAACGATAGACATCAAAAAAGTTGGCGTGGAGGTGAAAAGTTACCGCCGGATCGAATTCGATAATGTTGAGGACGTACAACCGAATTAGCTGATTTTGGTAAATTTTAATGGGATGGTGCATATAATGATGCGGTAGCCCATTAAACGCATAATATTCATTGCGGTTATCGTCATTTACGTCATAACCAGCCATGACTAACACCATCTCATCAGCCGCAGGACGAGGTTTCGGCGGATCAATGATGAACATCCCATACAATCCCTTGGCGATGTGACGCGTCACTGGTTCAATGTGACAATGGTAGAGATGTACGCCGTATGGTTCAGCATCGAATTCGTAGATTGTGGCACTACCATTGCTGACTGGACGCACACCATCCATCTCAGCCGGATGTACTCCATGAAAATGCAAAGAGTGGGAATGCCCAGCTTTATTGAGAAATAATATCCTTATGCGATCGCCTTGTTTAGCTCTGAGTGTCGGCCCTGGTATGTGACCATTTAAATCCCAGACATTGTAAGCTACTGCACTATTGAGTTGAATAACAGAAGTCCCCGCAGTTAATTGGAATTCTCGAATAGTACGTCCATTTTCTTGCTTGACAGTACCATAATCGAAATTTCTGAGCATTTGCAGGGGATGCGCTACATTTTGAGCGTCATTCATCTCCATTGTCGGAATTTTGACAATTGGCTGGCTTTTGCTATTAAAAGCTTGCAGCATTGCTGCTGCACCGACTACACCAGCACCGCATAATCCCCATTTCAAAAGTTGGCGACGACTCCAAATTTCTCCTTTACCCAGAGAGTAATTATTGGGCATTGAAATTCAACCACAGTTTAAGCACAGTATATGAAGTTGCTAATAATTTGCAACTACAGTTGTGTATACTACAAGACGTAAAAGTTATTGTCAATAATTATCAAGTGTTTCTTTGTAAATCAATAAAAATTTGCAATTATAGAGGTCATATAAATTTCTTTGCAAATC contains:
- a CDS encoding helix-hairpin-helix domain-containing protein — translated: MIKPRYIFLAIASCFIVSLSSCNGGTQTTENTQPPAITQTTETVTHSGHSSKAKININTAILSELDKFEAKLGVPALSNKIQANRPYGSPEDLVSKKVITQEQFDQIKDLVSVQEVELTGEAKDVDYMTKMGLMKGHLFVAKELLDKNQPKQAEPHIGHPVEEIYIDVEDQLNERQVKEFKTTLVSLQDLVKSSPKSAKVNTDFTASEQSVDGAIAALPEAQRTKPGFVLQVVNGLLDAANSEYGAAIANGKVAEAIEYQDSRGFVIYADELYKGIGTQVSQSNPEAHKAIETSFTELKKVWPSVIPPSQPVKTPPEVTQLIKTIELNSQKVIDQSSTQAQS
- a CDS encoding multicopper oxidase domain-containing protein → MPNNYSLGKGEIWSRRQLLKWGLCGAGVVGAAAMLQAFNSKSQPIVKIPTMEMNDAQNVAHPLQMLRNFDYGTVKQENGRTIREFQLTAGTSVIQLNSAVAYNVWDLNGHIPGPTLRAKQGDRIRILFLNKAGHSHSLHFHGVHPAEMDGVRPVSNGSATIYEFDAEPYGVHLYHCHIEPVTRHIAKGLYGMFIIDPPKPRPAADEMVLVMAGYDVNDDNRNEYYAFNGLPHHYMHHPIKIYQNQLIRLYVLNIIEFDPAVTFHLHANFFDVYRSGMTMNPSEKTDVITMGVAERHILEFAFRYPGKYMFHPHQDAIAENGCMGQFEVIANNSQISSS
- a CDS encoding bacterioferritin, whose translation is MQELDQKKTIDLLNAIMEFELAGVVRYTHYSLMVTGPNRIPIVAFFKAQASESLLHAQQVGEILTGLDGHPTLRIAPMEETFKHSVKDILEESLNHERKALEMYKSLLETVENASIYLEEFARTMIGQEELHNLELKKMLRDFS
- a CDS encoding ABC transporter substrate-binding protein, with the protein product MFRSWISCILAFLLSFMMSACTTATTQPQVQTSAIFTAKRVVTLSSLATDIIYQLDSTKLVGITGSTLFKNDSRFQNLPRVSEGQTPPNLEKIVALKPDLVIGAAGFSNQVTQRLEQLGIRTLLTQVNNWQSLAEVTKEIAKLIDVNPQPLLERYQSFLPDKVERSPSTLVLVSIQPILSPNKNSWAGDLLDKFQLKNLAAELQGKSPVAGYVTLSAEKVLEANPETILIVSSPGSSPNSVLEALQKESFWQKLQATKNNRVYVFDYYGLVNPGSIDAIEKACRQLQQNLFKS
- a CDS encoding FTR1 family protein, which codes for MNFSTALPTFVITLREGVEAALVVGIVLALLKKAKQSRLNIWVYAGIAVGIVVSALIGVLFSWLIKILGAANPQYTPVVEPMLEGVFSVLAIAMLSWMLIWMTKQARFMKAQVEGAVNQALVNNSQAGWGVFSLILVAVVREGFETVLFVAANFQQGLIPTIGALAGLATAAAIGVGLFKLGVKINIRQFFQVMGVLLVLIVAGLVVSALKHFDDAFANLALSNRASESLCFYYEHFTKIHSCILGPMVWNTSKVLPDQEFPGIVFKSLFGYRDNLYLVQAVGYLTFLLTVGGLYFRSLTGGSMKPNHIAIDKKSVSPAKD